From Vitis vinifera cultivar Pinot Noir 40024 chromosome 3, ASM3070453v1, the proteins below share one genomic window:
- the LOC100264167 gene encoding protein ALTERED PHOSPHATE STARVATION RESPONSE 1 encodes MGCTTSKIDDLPAVALCRERCACLDDAIQQRYTFAAYHVAYMKSLQVIGGSLQEFFDLDLDGSAVSPVLPLPVQKKGDHEVQREIKLKAEPSGLSPAAAALNDRSNSNSGSHLNFHSDSDDEDGSMESLHHSEHYSPRHGYQDHLGYDEEALSSFPRGFMNVNMNFMKNQATQSVTYQHRPASPEKMHMGEASYYPYAYPNNNPSSYPYGYGGGNYGYYGQQPQQPYGASSPAMATGASSSKPPPPPPSPPSSSAWDFFNPFESYDKYYPPYTPSRDSKDLREEEGIPDLEDEDYLHEVVKEIHGNQKFVDGGGGGGNYAKMMENQSEKVDNMDAHYQRQSVSADNDRVEYEVHMLEKKVVDSEEKAGDRGNVAAFKARGGPRGMYEVVREIQVQFVRASECGNELAKMLEVGKHPYHPKNQVSSKMLHAISPSVAALVSSQPATSKNAESSASGEKADPMELEFDGGAGMRSGNLSSTLQKLHLWEKKLYDEVKVEEKMRVAHERKSRKLKRLDERGAEAHKVDSTRSMIRSLSTKIRIAIQVVEKISLKINKLRDDELWPQLNELIQGLTRMWKSMLECHRSQCQAIREARNLDVISSHKLSDAHLDATLRLERDLLHWTSMFSSWIAAQKGYVRALNNWLVKCLLYEPEETADGIAPFSPGRVGAPPAFVICNQWSQAMDRISEKEVVDSIRVFAKSIFQLWERGRLEMRQRALVDKDLERKVKDLDREDQKIQKEIQALDKKMVPIAGHSDGLALAGHLVYQSETSSNNSIHANLQHIFESMERFTANSLRAYEELLQRIEEDKLAEA; translated from the exons ATGGGGTGTACGACTTCTAAGATTGATGATCTCCCGGCGGTGGCGCTTTGCCGAGAGAGATGTGCTTGCTTGGATGACGCGATACAGCAAAGGTACACTTTTGCGGCGTATCATGTGGCGTATATGAAGAGCTTGCAGGTGATTGGAGGGTCATTGCAGGAATTTTTTGACCTGGATCTTGATGGGTCAGCAGTGTCGCCGGTGCTGCCGCTGCCGGTTCAGAAAAAAGGAGATCATGAGGTTCAGAGGGAAATCAAACTCAAGGCTGAGCCCTCGGGCTTGTCGCCGGCGGCGGCTGCGTTGAACGACCGTTCGAATTCGAATTCCGGGTCGCATCTAAACTTTCACTCGGATTCGGACGACGAAGATGGTAGCATGGAATCCCTCCACCATTCCGAACACTATTCGCCTCGTCATGGCTATCAGGACCATCTCGGTTACGATGAGGAAGCCCTAAGTTCATTTCCGAGAGGGTTCATGAATGTGAACATGAATTTCATGAAAAATCAGGCCACACAGTCGGTGACGTACCAGCACCGGCCGGCGAGTCCTGAAAAGATGCACATGGGCGAAGCTTCGTACTACCCATATGCCTATCCGAACAATAATCCTAGTTCTTACCCCTACGGTTATGGTGGTGGAAATTACGGCTACTATGGCCAGCAGCCGCAGCAGCCGTATGGGGCTTCATCGCCCGCTATGGCAACGGGGGCGTCATCTTCGAAACCGCCTCCACCACCGCCATCACCGCCTAGCAGCTCGGCTTGGGACTTCTTTAACCCTTTCGAGAGTTATGATAAATACTATCCTCCATATACCCCTAGTAGAGACTCGAAAGATTTGAGAGAGGAGGAGGGTATTCCTGATTTGGAAGATGAGGATTATCTGCATGAAGTTGTGAAGGAAATTcacggaaatcagaagtttgtGGATGGCGGTGGAGGTGGTGGCAATTACGCAAAGATGATGGAGAATCAGAGCGAGAAGGTGGATAATATGGATGCCCATTATCAGAGACAGAGTGTTTCAGCGGATAACGACAGAGTGGAGTATGAAGTGCATATGTTGGAGAAGAAGGTGGTTGATAGTGAGGAGAAGGCCGGAGATCGGGGTAATGTGGCTGCATTCAAAGCTCGTGGCGGGCCTCGGGGTATGTACGAGGTGGTGAGGGAAATTCAGGTTCAGTTTGTGAGAGCTTCAGAGTGTGGAAATGAGCTTGCCAAAATGCTGGAGGTGGGAAAGCACCCATACCACCCAAAAAATCAAG TTTCTTCGAAGATGTTGCATGCCATTTCTCCTTCGGTAGCCGCTTTAGTATCCTCACAGCCTGCTACTTCCAAAAATGCCGAGTCCTCGGCTTCCGGTGAGAAGGCTGATCCTATGGAGTTGGAATTTGATGGAGGTGCCGGGATGAGATCAGGAAATCTCTCTTCTACCTTACAAAAGCTGCATCTTTGGGAGAAGAAACTCTATGATGAAGTCAAG GTTGAGGAAAAAATGAGAGTAGCCCATGAGAGGAAGAGTCGGAAGTTGAAGCGTCTGGATGAAAGGGGTGCTGAGGCTCACAAAGTTGATTCGACCAGAAGTATGATCAGGAGTCTTTCCACAAAAATAAGAATTGCCATTCAGGTTGTTGAAAAGATTTCTCTAAAGATAAATAAGTTAAGAGATGATGAGTTGTGGCCACAACTAAATGAATTAATTCAAGG CCTAACCAGGATGTGGAAATCTATGCTTGAATGTCACCGTAGTCAGTGTCAAGCAATCCGAGAAGCTAGAAATTTAGATGTCATTTCATCTCACAAGCTTAGTGACGCCCATCTTGATGCCACATTGCGGCTTGAACGTGATCTTCTTCACTGGACTTCAATGTTCTCTAGTTGGATTGCTGCCCAGAAGGGTTATGTCAGAGCCTTGAATAATTGGCTCGTAAAATGTCTTCTATATGAGCCAGAAGAAACAGCAGATGGAATAGCTCCCTTCTCTCCTGGGAGGGTGGGTGCACCTCCTGCATTTGTAATTTGCAATCAGTGGTCACAAGCTATGGATAGGATTTCTGAGAAAGAAGTTGTGGACTCTATTCGTGTTTTTGCCAAGAGTATTTTTCAGCTTTGGGAACGGGGTAGACTAGAAATGCGCCAGAGGGCGCTGGTTGATAAGGATTTAGAGCGGAAAGTTAAGGACTTGGATAGGGAGGACCAGAAGATTCAGAAGGAGATTCAAGCCTTGGACAAAAAGATGGTTCCGATTGCAGGGCACAGTGACGGCCTCGCATTAGCTGGACATCTTGTGTACCAAAGTGAAACCAGCAGTAATAATAGTATACATGCGAATTTGCAACATATTTTTGAATCCATGGAGAGGTTCACAGCTAACTCCTTGAGAGCCTATGAGGAGCTTTTACAACGAATTGAAGAAGATAAGCTTGCTGAGGCATGA
- the LOC100265782 gene encoding serine/threonine-protein kinase BSK1, producing MGCCESSFLTETHPEKDDQHHHNNSHNTQNPPFSPPSPADGGVPSFSEFSFSDLKAATNNFSSDSIVSESGEKAPNIVYKGRLQNRRWIAVKKFTKMAWPDPKQFAEEAWGVGRLRHQRLANLIGYCCDGDERLLVAEYMPNDTLAKHLFHWENQTIEWAMRLRVALFIAEALDFCSTESRSLYHDLNAYRVLFDEDGDPRLSCFGLMKNSRDGKSYSTNLAYTPPEYLRNGRVTPESVIYSFGTVLLDLLSGKHIPPSHALDLIRDKNIILLMDSHLEGNFSTEEATTVVGLASQCLQYEPRERPNTKDLVATLAPLKTKPDVPSYVMLGIPKHEDAPPTPQHPLSPMGEACSRLDLTAIHQILVMTHYRDDEGTNELSFQEWTQQMRDMLEARKRGDFAFRDKDFKTAIDCYSQFVDVGTMVSPTVYARRSLCYLLCDQPDAALRDAMQAQCVYPDWPTAFYMQSVALAKLDMHKDAADMLNEAAGLEEKRQKGGRGS from the exons ATGGGCTGCTGTGAATCGTCGTTCCTTACAGAGACACACCCAGAAAAAGATGACCAGCATCACCACAACAACAGCCACAATACCCAGAACCCACCCTTCAGCCCTCCCTCCCCTGCCGACGGGGGAGTCCCATCCTTCTCCGAGTTCTCCTTCTCGGACCTTAAGGCAGCTACTAATAACTTCAGCTCTGACTCCATCGTCTCCGAGAGCGGCGAGAAGGCCCCCAATATCGTCTACAAGGGTCGCCTCCAGAACCGTCGGTGGATCGCCGTGAAGAAATTTACGAAGATGGCGTGGCCGGACCCGAAGCAGTTCGCT GAGGAGGCTTGGGGTGTTGGGAGGTTGCGGCATCAGAGACTTGCCAATCTGATTGGTTATTGCTGTGATGGTGATGAGAGGTTGCTTGTTGCTGAGTACATGCCAAATGATACTCTTGCTAAGCATTTATTCCACT GGGAAAATCAAACCATTGAATGGGCCATGCGTTTGAGAGTAGCCCTTTTCATTGCTGAAGCCTTGGATTTTTGTAGTACTGAAAGCCGTTCATTGTACCACGATCTGAATGCATATAGGGTTCTCTTTGACGAG GATGGTGACCCACGGCTTTCATGTTTTGGCTTGATGAAAAATAGTAGAGATGGGAAAAGTTATAGCACAAATCTTGCCTACACACCTCCGGAATATCTAAGAAATG GAAGGGTCACCCCTGAAAGTGTTATTTACAGCTTTGGTACTGTCCTTTTGGATCTGCTAAGTGGAAAGCATATCCCGCCAAGTCAT GCTCTTGATTTGATAAGGGACAAAAATATCATCCTTCTGATGGACTCACATTTGGAGGGAAACTTCTCTACAGAAGAAGCAACAACCGTTGTTGGTCTTGCCTCTCAATGTTTGCAATATGAACCTAGAGAGCGGCCTAATACAAAGGACCTTGTTGCAACACTTGCCCCACTGAAAACCAAACCTGAT GTTCCATCTTACGTCATGCTTGGGATTCCAAAGCATGAGGATGCCCCACCAACCCCACAGCACCCTCTATCACCAATGGGTGAGGCCTGTTCACGACTGGACCTCACAGCAATCCATCAGATCTTGGTTATGACACACTACAGAGATGATGAAGGAACCAATGAG TTGTCCTTCCAAGAATGGACCCAACAGATGAGAGATATGCTAGAAGCAAGGAAGCGTGGGGACTTTGCATTCCGTGACAAGGATTTTAAAACTGCCATTGATTGTTATTCTCAG TTTGTAGATGTGGGAACCATGGTGTCCCCAACTGTTTATGCACGGCGCAGTCTATGCTATCTGCTGTGTGACCAACCAGATGCTGCCCTTAGAGATGCAATGCAAGCCCAATGCGTCTACCCAGACTGGCCTACGGCCTTCTACATGCAATCAGTGGCTCTTGCCAAATTGGACATGCACAAGGATGCTGCTGACATGCTAAATGAAGCTGCTGGACTTGAAGAGAAGAGGCAAAAAGGTGGGAGAGGATCATGA
- the LOC109122298 gene encoding uncharacterized protein LOC109122298: MAVTPLNPKANYHARSISLPSRPHPLIPEFDEQLCRLQASEATSSSSISHKLSGLKDLHDCVDNLLLLPLTQQILAQHGHKIWVDELMEGSLSLLDACGTAKEALLQTKEHTNELQSTLRRRRRGEYRISTKVEEYLTSRKKVMKAIHKALNNLKGMKNKCSFSPLNTDSEALSMVSMLREVEMVTLTVLESLLSSISGSTVRSKSSSWSLVSKLIHHKQVACEEAPAGLTDFEKVDSALNTLIDHKGKSVNPVHVDNVQNKLGKLESSIQDLEEGLEFLSRRLIKTRVSLLNILNH, from the coding sequence ATGGCTGTCACTCCTCTAAACCCAAAAGCCAATTACCATGCTCGCTCCATTAGCTTGCCCTCTAGGCCACACCCTCTCATTCCTGAATTTGATGAGCAGTTATGCAGATTACAAGCTTCTGAGGCCACCTCATCATCGTCAATAAGCCACAAACTTAGTGGCCTAAAAGATCTACATGATTGTGTAGACAATTTGCTTCTATTACCACTCACCCAACAGATCTTAGCCCAACACGGGCACAAGATATGGGTCGATGAGCTGATGGAGGGATCTCTCAGCCTATTAGATGCATGTGGCACTGCTAAGGAAGCACTGTTGCAGACAAAGGAACATACAAATGAACTTCAATCAACTCTACGCAGAAGGCGAAGAGGTGAATATAGGATCTCAACCAAGGTTGAGGAATATTTAACCTCTAGGAAGAAGGTGATGAAGGCAATCCACAAGGCCCTAAACAATCTGAAGGGCATGAAGAACAAGTGCAGTTTCTCTCCCTTGAACACAGACTCTGAGGCTCTCTCCATGGTCAGCATGTTAAGAGAGGTGGAAATGGTGACTCTCACAGTGCTTGAATCTTTGTTATCCTCAATATCTGGATCAACTGTGAGATCAAAGTCAAGCAGCTGGTCTTTAGTTTCAAAACTGATCCACCACAAGCAGGTAGCGTGTGAGGAAGCACCAGCAGGCCTCACTGATTTTGAGAAGGTGGATTCTGCATTGAACACCCTCATTGATCACAAGGGCAAATCAGTTAACCCAGTTCATGTTGATAATGTGCAAAATAAATTAGGGAAATTGGAGTCGAGCATTCAAGATCTTGAAGAAGGTCTAGAGTTCCTATCCAGGAGGTTGATCAAAACCAGGGTTTCTCTCCTCAATATCCTCAATCACTAG
- the LOC104878766 gene encoding uncharacterized protein LOC104878766 yields MAISPLNPKAYYHARSISLPSRPHPLIPEFDEHLCRLRASEATSSSSKSHKLTGLRDLHDCVHSFLLLPFTQQTLAQNRHEQWVDELLDGSLMLLDICGTAKDALLQTREGARELQSSMRRRRGSENGISSEVEKYLTSRKKVKKAIHKALRNLKGMEKECRFSALNKDPETHSMVSMLREVETITFTVLESLLSSIDGVTAQSKRSGWSLVSKLMQHKHVACEEAEANLSEFEKVDAALCTLLGHKNKSVNVVHVDNVHNEVAKLESSIQDLEEGIEFLSRRLIKTRVSLLNILSQ; encoded by the coding sequence ATGGCCATCTCTCCTTTAAACCCAAAAGCCTATTACCATGCTCGCTCTATCAGCTTGCCCTCTAGACCACACCCTCTCATCCCTGAATTTGATGAGCATTTGTGCAGATTAAGAGCTTCTGAAGCCACCTCTTCATCATCAAAAAGCCACAAACTTACGGGCCTTAGAGATCTACATGATTGTGTCCATAGTTTTCTTCTTCTGCCATTCACTCAACAAACCTTAGCTCAAAACCGCCATGAGCAATGGGTTGATGAGCTGTTGGATGGATCTCTCATGCTTCTGGACATATGCGGCACAGCTAAGGATGCCTTGCTGCAGACAAGGGAAGGTGCACGTGAACTTCAATCAAGTATGCGCAGAAGGCGAGGAAGTGAAAATGGGATCTCAAGTGAGGTTGAGAAATATTTAACCTCTAGGAAGAAGGTAAAGAAGGCAATCCACAAGGCCCTAAGGAATCTGAAGGGCATGGAGAAGGAGTGCAGATTCTCTGCCTTGAACAAAGACCCTGAGACTCACTCCATGGTCAGCATGTTAAGAGAGGTGGAAACAATCACTTTCACAGTGCTTGAATCTCTGCTGTCATCAATAGATGGGGTAACAGCACAATCAAAGCGAAGTGGCTGGTCTTTAGTCTCAAAATTGATGCAACACAAGCACGTGGCATGCGAGGAAGCAGAAGCCAATCTTAGTGAATTTGAGAAGGTGGATGCTGCATTGTGCACCCTTCTTGGCCACAAGAACAAATCAGTTAATGTGGTGCATGTTGATAATGTGCATAATGAGGTAGCAAAGCTGGAATCAAGCATTcaagatcttgaagaagggATAGAGTTCCTTTCAAGGCGTTTAATCAAAACCAGGGTGTCTCTCCTCAACATCCTGAGCCAATag
- the LOC100255496 gene encoding uncharacterized protein LOC100255496, protein MAVSPLNTKAYYHARSISLPSRPHPLIPEFDEHLCRLRASEATSSSSISHKFSGLKDLHDCVDNLLLLPFTQQSLAQYHHEQWIDELLDGSLRLLDLCDTAKDALLQTREGANELQSSMRRRRGSENGISSEIGKYLTSRKKVKKAIHKALRNLKGMGNKCSFSALNRDPETLSTVRMLREVETVTLTVIEALLSSIAGLTAQSKRSSWSLVSKLMQHKRVACEEAEADLSEFEKVDTALCTLLGHKNKSVNVMHVDNVHNEVAKLELSIQDLEEGIEFLSRHLIKTRVSLLNILSH, encoded by the coding sequence ATGGCTGTCTCTCCTTTAAACACAAAAGCCTATTATCATGCTCGCTCTATCAGCTTGCCCTCTAGACCACACCCTCTCATTCCTGAATTTGATGAGCATCTGTGCAGATTAAGAGCTTCTGAAGCCACCTCTTCATCATCAATAAGCCACAAATTTAGTGGCCTTAAAGATCTACATGATTGTGTAGATAATTTGCTTCTGCTGCCATTCACTCAACAATCCTTAGCTCAATACCACCATGAGCAATGGATTGATGAGCTATTGGATGGATCTCTCAGGCTTTTGGACTTATGTGACACTGCTAAGGATGCCTTGTTGCAGACAAGGGAAGGTGCAAATGAACTTCAATCAAGTATGCGCAGAAGGCGAGGAAGTGAAAATGGGATCTCAAGTGAGATTGGGAAATATTTAACTTCTAGGAAGAAGGTAAAGAAGGCAATCCACAAGGCCTTAAGGAATCTGAAGGGCATGGGGAACAAGTGCAGCTTCTCTGCCTTGAATAGAGATCCTGAGACCCTCTCCACAGTCAGGATGTTAAGAGAGGTGGAAACAGTCACTCTCACAGTGATTGAAGCTCTGTTGTCCTCAATAGCTGGGTTAACAGCACAATCAAAGCGAAGTAGCTGGTCTTTAGTCTCAAAATTGATGCAACACAAGCGAGTGGCATGCGAGGAAGCAGAAGCTGATCTTAGTGAGTTTGAGAAGGTGGATACTGCATTGTGCACCCTCCTTGGCCACAAGAACAAATCAGTTAATGTAATGCATGTTGATAATGTGCATAATGAGGTAGCAAAGCTGGAATTGAGCATTcaagatcttgaagaagggATAGAGTTCCTATCAAGGCATTTAATCAAAACCAGGGTGTCTCTCCTCAACATCCTCAGCCACTAG